GAGCTTGTCGGAAAAGTTGATGTTGTCTTTGATACAGTTGGAGGGAAAACGCTAAGAGATAGCCTTTCTTTGGTTAAGCCTAATGGATGCATTGTGAGTATTGTCGAACAGCTCGGCCATGATTTAGTAGGAGAGCGCAACATGCGAGCAGGTTATGTTTTCGTCCGACCGGACGGAAAAGAATTAGAAGAAATTGCTAAGCTCATTGAAGAAGGGGATGTCATCGCTCCAGAAATTCAGGAAATGCCTCTTCAAAATGCCCCTCAAGCCCAAGAAAAGAATAAGGGCGGTCATACCCGAGGAAAAATTGTTTTAAAAATCGGGCAACAAGAATAGTGAGCACCCGTTCATGGATAACTTAAGCCGCCTCATCCAGGGTTTTTAAACGAGGAGTCATGCTCCACATTTCCGGCCCAAGCACTTTCAAAAGATGCGCAGTTAAAAAAGACTCTAATTCTGGATGCCTTTTTGAGAGCCAAATGCGAAATTTGTACATCTTACTAAATAACTCAATCCCATACTCTTTTTTATCTAGAAATCTTTTATTACTCTCAAATTGACCGACATCAATATGGACTGGTTTCCCCTCAATTACTCCTGTATTTTGCATAAGAGCATGGTCATTATCTGCGAGTCCACGTTGATACTCTGAAAGAATCATTTCTAATAAATTTGTTAACAATTTTTTTGCTTTATCCTTTTCTCCTTTAACCATATATTCATCAATCGTTGGACAAAGCATCTCAGCACGCTTCTGAATCATGAATTCTAATTGATTCGGATTGAGTGTATGCTTTAAGCCAAGTTTATCGTAAATGACAAGAGACGGATTGAGATCGCTTGTTTTATTCAAATGCAAAAAAACGATCCCTGTTTCATCATTTAAGTTTTCTGCGGCTATCTTCCAACTAGAAAATAAATTATTAAGCCTTTCATTTTTTTTAATAAGTTTTTGTTGCCGGATTTTCTCTACAAACGGTAAAAAAGAAAATACATCCAAAAACTTTTGAGGACGAAAACGTTGGTACTTTAAGAATTTAATTACATACTTCCCATCCTCACTAAGGAACACGTAGGACTGACACCCCTTCCCTAAATAATGAAAATGTTGATGGAGGATTTGAGAAACCGCCTCTTTCTGTTGAGTAGAAAAATGAATCTCTCTTTGAGGATCAAAAGTAAGATTCGAAGAGATATGACGAACAGCAAACCCTCCTGTTAGCTCAAAGTAGAGGCGCCCTATGCCATAGACGGCAGTGCAGATAAGCATAAGGGCTATAAATTTTGAAGAGTGTCTCTGAATCCAATTTTTCATTATGAATCAGGGGATTTGCTATTTAAAAAACCCATCAAAAATACGACTTAAATCATTATACGTTAAAAACAAAAAGAAGGCGATGAGCAAAATTGCAAAGGGCAATATTAGCTTTTCCATCGTTTTTGGTTTAACTTTCCGTCTAGTAACCATTTCAAAGAAAGAAATGAGAATAGTTCCCCCATCTAGCATAGGAATTGGCAATAAATTTAAAATTCCAAGGTTTAAACTTATAGCTCCTAGCCAATAAAGCGCCTCACTAAAGCTAAGTTTCCATTGCTCCTGGACAACCTGAATAATCCCAATGGGACCGCTCATCCATTTTGGATTCAATGTACCAGTAAATAAGGCAGACAGTGTGCGCCAAATTTCTTGAAAAACATTAGAAAAAAGATCCGTCGGGATAGGATTGTAGAGAACTTTTCTATCTTGTACACCAGGAAGGCCTATCATAAGTTGCTTTTCGCGATGCGCCATCATGTTCATTAACTGAGTCCGTTTTTCGGGATCTTCTATCGCTTCAATTTCTCTCTTTTGCTCTTGAAAAGCAGTCGCTAATTGCTCGTTATCATCTTCATTGGCTAAAATCTCTGCGCGTGTTTTAGGAACAATGGGATTGAGCAAAAAGAGCTCACCAGAATGCTTTAATGGATTACCCGAACCGATTGTAGCAACGATTTTATCCAGATCTCTAGATTCAATTTCATGCTCGAATGTTCTCTCGGCATCTTGAATAGGCAATACTTTTGAAAGATTTTTTGATCTTTCTACAATAATTGACACGTTTTTCGTTTGTAATTGTCTAAGAATCTGCGAAGAGTGTTTCACGGGAACTCCATCCACAGCTAAGATACGATCCCCACTCTGTAAGGGAAGCTCTAAACTCGTCAATGCATAACTTGGGAACGCTTCATTCTCTTTCTCTTTGTCGATAAATTTGATTTCGTTTTCTACAACACCATCATTAGTGAGATTGTAAGGAATCATATAGAGTCTTTGAAACTTACTCGCGTTTAGACGCGCCTCGTATTGCCAGTCAACGAGTTCCTCTTTAAATTCTGAGTCCATTCGCAATTCCAAAACTGGAACGCGGGGAACACGAGCCAACAGTGTTTTATTTCCTCGTTTGATAGTCAGAAGCACACGTCCGTCATTTAAAATATGCGTTAAATGATCTAATGAAAATACGAGTTGGCCATCCACCCAAACTATACGGTCACCATACTCAATGCCACTCCTCTGTAAGGGTGATCCTACAGGAAGAGGGTTGTCGCGGTTTCCTGGAAGCTTATTATAAATCAAATAGCTTGCTGGCTGTAATACGCCAGTCGTAGAGATTCCCCTATCATAGGCAGCAGGGTGTGGCGCCGCTTGCACCTTCATATCAAAGGCTGATTTCTCCCCTGCTTCATAATTCACCTTATTTCCTTTGACCTGAATAGCTGATGTTGCCGTTAGAGCAGCATAAAGATGGTCCTTGGCATTCTGGTAAGCATGACCATTGTAAGATAGAATTTCGTCGCCAGGACGCAAACCATTTTTATACGCATCCGATTTTTGATCAACCCAGCCGATTTTAGGAGAAAACTCGGAGTAATTCTTCTCTCTACCGCCACCAACCCAAAGCAATGAAAAAGCGAGAAGGGCGAATAAGATATTGACAAAGGGCCCCATAAAAGCCACTTTAATACGATCCCAGGGAGATTTTCCAAAAAAACCATCTTTGACTTGATAGGGATCTATATCTTTTTCTGTATCAGTCCCTGCTATACGAACATAACCGCCAAATAACAACCAGCCGATCTGCCATTTTACACCATCCATCGTCCAGGAAATAATGGGTCTGCCGAAGCCAATTGAGAAAGTCTCTACTTTCATCCCCACTTTTCTGGCCATAAAGTAGTGACCTAACTCGTGAATAAAAATGAGAAAGCTTAACCCTAATATGGCAAATATAAGATAGATCAAATTGAACATAATAACCTTATTTTAGCTGCCTGTTACTAAATTACTTTGTTTCTTTAAGCGAAAAACAGTTTGCATTGCAGACAATTCCAAATGAAAACAACTTGCAAATGGTCTTTGGCTCAATCGCCTAGCCGTTTTAGAAACGCCAGTTGATATGGATCCTTCCCTTGCATTACTTTTAATGGTTCTTCCCACTCTTGAAAGAGCAAGCAAATGCAATAGAATTTCGCTAAGCGAGGAAGAATAGATTCTAACCTCCCAAGGTGAATAAAATCAAATGAGTTTATTGATCGGGGTATTCTTTACGAGGAAAGAGATCTATTTGTTAAGGGATGAGATTCTTCGTCCGTACAAAAGCAAATTTTTTTTCATTTCTTAATTTTTTCTTAATTACAATATGAAAATTTACTCTTAACACCAATTATATAAAACGAGGTTTTATGAGCTACCTTCCACCTGCTACTACAGTGCACACCCCTGGAGGTCACACCACTTTCGCCCCATCTCTCCACACAGATCGAGTATTGGAGCCAAGGGGCACAAGGTTCACTTCAAGGAGGCCGAAGGATCAAGAGGAAAATATATTGAGGACCGGACAAGAATGCCTTAGAAGACCCATTGTGGCCCATGTTGCCCCAGGCGCAGATAATGGAAACCTTTATCGGGGCCAAAGAGCTGTATATCAACCTGTCACTGGGTACAATGTGTCTCCGGGCAACCATAATGGAAGCTTTTATTTAGCTCAAAGGTCTGAGCTACAACATGCCAGAGAGATCCACGTGGTCCCAGGCAGAGATAGCGTAAGCATTTCTCTGAACCAAAGGCCTGGGGTACAGTATGCCAGGGGGACCCCTTCGCATACAGGTGAGAGAAAAAAACATCGAAATGGCTTATGTGCCATATTGTTAAAGATCATTCGCTTCCTTTTCTGCTGCTGTTTTAAATTCTAAAAAGCTAGCGAGCTGAAAAAGTCCATTTTAAAAGTATTGGAATAGAAGCACTCATGAAAGGGCTCTAAGTGGCTGAGTTAAAGTGAGTTTTTGTAGTATTGACTTTAAAAAGTCAGGTTAAAGAGCTCTTTGAAAGAGAATGCACTACTGATTTAGCCAACATGACAAATAGATAAATAATCACAGTAACTGTAACTACAATTCCTGCCGTGGATAAGGCTAACCCATAAACAGTGAGGATGTGTCTAGAAACCGCTACCCCTAAGAGAGAAGCAAGCACCCCAAAGCCGACAGCTAAAAAAAGCATTTTACTAAGAGAATTTGTGATAACTCGACTCGCCAATGCCGGCCCTGTGATAAAGGCCAATACCATAAGTACCCCCACAGCACGAAAGGCTCCGATAATGGTTGCAGAAACCAAAGCCATCAATAGGTAATTTAAAGGATGTGCGGAAATACCGATCGCCCGCGCAAAGGCGGGATCAAAAGTCGTTAATTGAAACTCTTTATAAAAAAGTGTAAAAAACAAGATGTTCGCCGCTAAAATAATATAAACTAGCTTAAAATCGTCAAGATGTAGTGCATCAACATTTCCCATGATTACTTCCACTCCGATGTGCGCATTTCGAGTAAGTAAAGTTACAAGCACAACACCCAAAGCAAAAAGCGAAGT
The Chlamydiales bacterium STE3 genome window above contains:
- a CDS encoding hypothetical protein (Product derived from UniProtKB/Trembl:Q6MC24), whose translation is MKNWIQRHSSKFIALMLICTAVYGIGRLYFELTGGFAVRHISSNLTFDPQREIHFSTQQKEAVSQILHQHFHYLGKGCQSYVFLSEDGKYVIKFLKYQRFRPQKFLDVFSFLPFVEKIRQQKLIKKNERLNNLFSSWKIAAENLNDETGIVFLHLNKTSDLNPSLVIYDKLGLKHTLNPNQLEFMIQKRAEMLCPTIDEYMVKGEKDKAKKLLTNLLEMILSEYQRGLADNDHALMQNTGVIEGKPVHIDVGQFESNKRFLDKKEYGIELFSKMYKFRIWLSKRHPELESFLTAHLLKVLGPEMWSMTPRLKTLDEAA
- a CDS encoding hypothetical protein (Product derived from UniProtKB/Swiss-Prot:Q9K275;EC number derived from UniProtKB/Swiss-Prot:Q9K275;Putative zinc metalloprotease CPn_0344/CP_0416/CPj0344/CpB0350); this encodes MFNLIYLIFAILGLSFLIFIHELGHYFMARKVGMKVETFSIGFGRPIISWTMDGVKWQIGWLLFGGYVRIAGTDTEKDIDPYQVKDGFFGKSPWDRIKVAFMGPFVNILFALLAFSLLWVGGGREKNYSEFSPKIGWVDQKSDAYKNGLRPGDEILSYNGHAYQNAKDHLYAALTATSAIQVKGNKVNYEAGEKSAFDMKVQAAPHPAAYDRGISTTGVLQPASYLIYNKLPGNRDNPLPVGSPLQRSGIEYGDRIVWVDGQLVFSLDHLTHILNDGRVLLTIKRGNKTLLARVPRVPVLELRMDSEFKEELVDWQYEARLNASKFQRLYMIPYNLTNDGVVENEIKFIDKEKENEAFPSYALTSLELPLQSGDRILAVDGVPVKHSSQILRQLQTKNVSIIVERSKNLSKVLPIQDAERTFEHEIESRDLDKIVATIGSGNPLKHSGELFLLNPIVPKTRAEILANEDDNEQLATAFQEQKREIEAIEDPEKRTQLMNMMAHREKQLMIGLPGVQDRKVLYNPIPTDLFSNVFQEIWRTLSALFTGTLNPKWMSGPIGIIQVVQEQWKLSFSEALYWLGAISLNLGILNLLPIPMLDGGTILISFFEMVTRRKVKPKTMEKLILPFAILLIAFFLFLTYNDLSRIFDGFFK
- a CDS encoding hypothetical protein (Product derived from UniProtKB/Swiss-Prot:O84073;Probable metal transport system membrane protein CT_070); translated protein: MKYYNPYYGQDFFGVFYILIQRLAQFLTGQLGFGELAPDEIQMLVLIGVGASSAIVGCFLVLRKMTMMANSLSHTILLGVLIAFLLSSGGSQEVEKLFEGTRLDIKSMLIASFVIGVLTTFLTEFLTKAAKLQEDASTGIVFTSLFALGVVLVTLLTRNAHIGVEVIMGNVDALHLDDFKLVYIILAANILFFTLFYKEFQLTTFDPAFARAIGISAHPLNYLLMALVSATIIGAFRAVGVLMVLAFITGPALASRVITNSLSKMLFLAVGFGVLASLLGVAVSRHILTVYGLALSTAGIVVTVTVIIYLFVMLAKSVVHSLSKSSLT